The region tataacatatggGGTtactttcatatttaaaattttgaaattaaaaggattaaattgtattttttttaaaattattaggtattaatttaaaatgttaaacaaaATTTAggacaattttaaattttttaccatAAAAAAACTACCCTGAAAAACAAAACACTATCAAAACCGGAGAGTATCTCACTttcttaggtgagagtggggagggggggttTTATACCAAATTTggcaagttcagggtaaaagtgatcttattttgctaatttggacgtttttgatattatATGCCAAGTTTAGAAGGTAAAGTGATTCTTTGATCATCTTTATTTTACGCATTTAAGTTTATGACTTACTTTTACCCGCGCTTGTTAAGCAAACATGAAAAAAGGAGAGCAAATTGATCCGAAATACTAAAAGTGCGGGTTTTTTCTCCACCTTTTTCCGGCGAGGatgtgtttttaatattttaggtttAAAATAATCTGCAGTCCCTAACTCTGTGACCTTCCATCACCACTATACTTAAACTTCAGTTTCGGTCCAAAACCCTCATATTTTTTCTGGTGGCGCTCACAAAACTCTTTTTTCGCAAAAAAGACTAAATACTCTTAAAAACtactattaattaaaaaataaaaagtctaaCCAAACCAAACTCAACCCAACTAAATTTAAAACCACCCACTCAATCCCCTAACCGCCACCCATTTAACCTCTCCCCGTTGTCACCATTCAGCGCCGCCCTCGTCGCCCTATAGACACTTAAGGACAAGCAGGTCTACTCGTCTCAGACATATCTACTCTCCTGCTCGACCTCTGCTCGCCTGTTCGTCCTCAAGCGACGGCGGTGGGTGGAGCGGCGGTGGGTGGTGGGAATTGGTGAACGGGGGTGGCAGTTAGGGGATTGGGTTGGTGATTTTAGATTTATTGGGTGGTTTTAGTTTGGTTGGGTTGAAGATTTGgctagattttttattttataatttattataatttttaggaGTATTTTAGCCATTTTCTGTATAAAAGGAATTGAGTGATCGCCGACAAAAAGTTTAGGAGGTTTATGCACCGAAGTTATAAAGTTTGGGGATGTCGGTGATTGAAAGCCCCAAAGTCGGGGACCGTGGATGATTTTAAGCCAATATTCTACGGCAAGTGGAGGGGTGCAATTAATTGTTTGTTCTCAAGAAAATATCCTTACATTGTCACTCTCCTCGAGACTATCGCAAACATTTCCATCACTCTAAACCCTCTCTTAACTTCCACCTCTGAACCTCTCccaaagtaaaaaccacaaaaatGAGGTCATCACTGTTGAGATCCGTGAAAACCCTAGCAAACTCAACCACCACCACCTCATCTTCACACTTCCTCCGCCGTGGCTACTCTTCCGAGTCCGTTCCCGATCGTAAGGTGGTCGTCCTCGGCGCTGCCGGTGGTATCGGTCAGCCACTGGCTCTTCTCATGAAACTGAACCCCCTTGTTTCTAATCTCGCTCTCTATGATATTGCTAACACTCCTGGTGTCGCTGCTGATATCAGCCACATCAACACCAGATCTGAGGTATTTccgaatttttattatttcttagcatttttttagttttgaattttaaaactttatgtttAAGATGTTATTTTTCCTGATCTAAATATGAATCTTTTGCTAGGTTGGTTGAATTTAGGACAGTTTGAGTTGAGCTTGTATTTTGTTTGTTATAGGTGAAAGGGTACATGGGAGATGATCAGCTAGGACAAGCTTTAGAAGGATCAGATGTTGTAATCATTCCTGCTGGTGTCCCAAGAAAGCCCGGAATGACCCGTGACGATCTCTTCAACATAAATGCTGGAATCGTCAAAGGTCTCTGCGAAGCAATTGCCAAGTACTGCCCTAATGTGAGTTTTGATTCTAATTTGATATCTTTCATGTTAAATAATGCCAATATCAGAGCCTTACTaagatatttatttaattcagtGTTTGATGGtgtttttattaatgttttggCATTGAACTGTTTATGTGGCTAGGCTCTTGTTAATATGATTAGCAACCCGGTGAATTCCACTGTGCCTATTGCTGCTGAAGTATTTAAGAAGGCGGGAACATATGATgagaaaaaattatttggtgTAACCACTCTTGATGTAGTCAGGGCCAGGACTTTCTACGCTGGAAAGGCCAACGTTCCAGTAGCAGGTCTGCCTTAATTTCCAACATATCACCATTGCATATTGCCATATTGTTTACAGAGTTATACCTTTTGGTGTAGGAGTACGAGgacatatatatatagaatagaAGAAATTACTTCGTTAGGATGCATTGTTTGTATGGTTTTCCGATGCATTCTCTTATGTAACATTTTGAACTATTTCTTAAACTTATCTGCTTTTGAACATACAAGGCACGCATATTTAATGTATGCTTGTGAAGATTCCTGTATTGACTTCTGCATGTCTTGCTTTGCAGGTGTGAATGTGCCAGTTGTTGGTGGACATGCAGGCGTAACCATTCTTCCACTATTTTCACAAGTAATTGGCCATCCCTGTCCTTTTTTTACCCTCCTCCCTTAGATTTACCTGTGAATGGATTATTTTCAAATGCTACTTATGGATTTGCTTTTcattgatttgattttgtttgctTATTACTTGTTTTGCAGGCTACCCCTAAAGCCAATCTGTCAGATGACCATATCGTAGCTCTTACAAAGAGAACTCAAGAAGGTGGCACAGAAGTTGTTGAGGCAAAGGCTGGAAAAGGATCTGCAACATTGTCAATGGCGTAAGTTTATATTGTGGTTGTACTGCGGTTGTTTTTGTTGGTCAACAATATATTTTGAAGTAAAGCTATTCTTTTAAAGACATTTTAATGCTTAGCTGACCCAATAAATAAGattgattaatattttctttaaatataattatagcatgaagattattattttctgaaaatgtAATTGTAGCACACCAAAGTTTAGTTTGAAATGATCTGAGTTATAGGGTTGAGTTGAACTACTATTATGATTCGTGATAAGGTGACTGGTTGGCAGTTTGATTTTCCTTGAATACATGAATGAAGAACTAGAACACATGAACTCAAATCCGCAGCTGTGTGTCAAATAATTATTCTGTCTATTTAAGCTTTATCAGTAATTTAACATATTGAATTaaggttgattttttttttaaaaaactgcacCATGAAATACATGTCATCTTTTCTCATCATCAAACTCATCCTCAATTGAGTTTCTTCTACTGTGTACATCTGCTTAATGATTCCAGAGCCATTATGCTTTTTAGGATTCCTTTTCTTGAGTCCGCAAATCATTTACTTGATCTATTACTATAGAACGGATCTTCTATTTGAATtccttgtttttttaaaaaagtattgatttactatttacttttttttcccTTGTTGCTGACTACTGTTATGGATTTATCTCAGCTATGCTGGTGCATTATTTGCTGATGCATGCTTGAAGGGACTCAATGGCGTTCCAGATGTTGTAGAATGTTCATTTGTGCAATCAAGTATCACTGAACTTCCCTTCTTTGCCTCAAAGGTGATTTAATTTGTGATTTATATTGAACAGCAGTATTAGTGATCCTTGAGTGGTTTGTATTGGTGGTTTTAACAATTTAGTGATCTTATTTTTAAGCAAATGAGTGAAA is a window of Mercurialis annua linkage group LG2, ddMerAnnu1.2, whole genome shotgun sequence DNA encoding:
- the LOC126669035 gene encoding malate dehydrogenase, mitochondrial produces the protein MRSSLLRSVKTLANSTTTTSSSHFLRRGYSSESVPDRKVVVLGAAGGIGQPLALLMKLNPLVSNLALYDIANTPGVAADISHINTRSEVKGYMGDDQLGQALEGSDVVIIPAGVPRKPGMTRDDLFNINAGIVKGLCEAIAKYCPNALVNMISNPVNSTVPIAAEVFKKAGTYDEKKLFGVTTLDVVRARTFYAGKANVPVAGVNVPVVGGHAGVTILPLFSQATPKANLSDDHIVALTKRTQEGGTEVVEAKAGKGSATLSMAYAGALFADACLKGLNGVPDVVECSFVQSSITELPFFASKVRLGKNGVEEVLGLGPLSDYEKEGLEKLKPELLSSIEKGIQFANK